In the Bos javanicus breed banteng chromosome 4, ARS-OSU_banteng_1.0, whole genome shotgun sequence genome, TTCTGCAACAGTCCCACACGCTCGTAACTGTTGCCCAAACCTAATACTGCTCTAGGGTTCCCATCTTTTCTTGCCGCCATGCTGGGCTCTCAGCGTCCTCTTTGTCTGAATCCCGTGTTGACTTCGCCACGGAGACTACCCTCTCTGGGTCTATGTCTGATCGTACGTTTGAACAGACTCTTCACTCCAACTGCTGTTTCGTCTACCAGTTTTTCTCGTTATCCTTTATGATTTGGGGGGTTTCCATCTTTACCCATCCTTGAGATCGCAAAGATGTTCCCGTCTTTTCGTCACTACCTTTGAAGTTTTGCATTTCACTTAGATCTCAGCCCAGTTTATTTTGCAAATGATTTGGGGAACATTATTTCATGTAACAATTAAAGTTAGATTCTTCCCTCGAATCATGAGCCTTGCTTCCTTAGCTGGCTTGTGGCACCACGTTGCATGTGCAGCGAGTTTTCTCTGTTTatctgagagagggagagggggaatgTGCATGATTTGGGGCTTCTGTTTCTATGTTagtatctcactgttttcattcatAAAATTTTGTAATACGCTGTAATAACTCGTAGGAAAAGAGCCAAAATCTGCCCCCCAGAATGTCTTCCAAAAATATACTCTCTCGGTACATTAAAATACAGTAggtgactttttgttttttcttcatggAGACATTGTGCTCGCAACTGGACAGTTGCTCTGCGGGACTGGTGCGGCGCTGTGGGCCCTGGGCCTCTGCTCTGCACcctcccgtggactgcagccctgagGCTCTCCTGCCCCTTAGCTTTCTGCACCCCGCAGTGCCATTGTAGCAGGAACTTCTGGGGAACAGCGTGTGAGAGGCCCCGTCCAAGGGAGCAGACAGGAGACACCTGTGTGCCGCTCTGACATGGCCTGTGGCTGATGAGAGATTCTCACATGGAGAGCTCCATCTCACGATGCTGGAAGGGCTGCCTCCTGCTGTCCGTGTTGCTATGGACGCATCTGATGTGCTTCTGGCTCCTGGTACTTTGGATCTTTTTCTGCCTCTGCAGCATCACAGTGACCGGACTTGGGTGAATCCTTCGTTCCGGCCTTGCTGGGTGCTCTCTGGCTAGAAACAGGTGTCCTCTTCTGGGAGACGTTTGGGCTATTTTCTTTAAGTTGTGtactctctgttttcttttctttctggaatgCCTGACTTTCAGATGTCAGACGGATCCttgagttttcttattttctgtctcctcctttaCTGTGTTCTTCTACTTTGAGATTATCTTAGCTTCCTCCTCCAGTCTTTTGGTTGACTCTGGTATTTCCATTGGACACTAAAACGTTTCTGTCTTCGAGAGCTCTTTCTTGTACTCTGAGCGGGCCTGTCAAGGCCTCCCATTCTTGTTCCGCAGACCTAGCACTTCACTCTCCATCCCTGAAGGCAGCCCTGTGGGTTGATGCTGTGTCCACTCAGTGGCCTGGGGCCACGGTGGGGAGAGCGGAAGCTGTGCTgacgcccccacccccactctcccGAGCTCCTCGTGGTTCCTTCTCCAGAGTGAGTGCTTCCACTGGAACAGATGCTCTGGGCCTGCTCCAGGGTAGACACGCAGAGGATCCTCAAACGTGGCTGAGACAAGGACTGATTCTAACGGGTAACTGTACGTCATAAATTTTTAGCAAGGGAAGAACTGGGTTGATACTTATTTTACAAAGGTCACTGGCAGCAGAAACAAGCAAAATTGGAGGAAAGCAATGCCGAAAGCTGAAAGAGAAGTTAGCTGAGAAATGAGGAGACCTTTGGCCAACAACTATGAAAAATTCGTAAAATAGGATATCAGCCCGGCCTGCTTTATAGAATCATTGTGAAAATGAAATAGATATGGggaattttttataaataaaaacaacataaatgtaaGATATTATtcaccttgagagtcccttggacagcaaggagatcaaaccagtcaatcctaaagaaaatcaacccagaatattcactggaagaactgatgccgaagctgaagctccaatactttggccacttgatgcaaagagctgactcattggaaaagaccctgatgctgggaaagattgaaggcaggaggagaagtggacgacagaggatgagatggttggatggcatcacgaactcgatggacatgagtttgagcaagctccgggagttggtgaagcacagggcagcctggcatgctgcagtcgatggggctgcaaagaattggacacgactgagcgactgaacaacaccaaatTATTCTCCTTGACTTCTGTTCACCCGTATAAAAGCAGCATTCTAAATACGGTGGAATGAAGTAAGTAATGTGAATGTCTTGCcttaatatttgcaaaataatgtCATTAAAATGCTGCATGAGTTGCCACCCCCTAAAATACACTGGACTCACATTCCCTCTTATTTGCGTTTCAGCACAGAAGTTGGGCCTCTTTGAGCCTCCCCCGTTGCCACTGTCGGCGGATGAATGGGACAGAGTGAAGCAGAGGTCCGTTGAGCAGGGGGACTCCATGCAGCCGTGCCCGATATGCAAAGAGGAGTTTGGACTTCACCCGCAGGTGTTTGACGTGAGCCTTAGATAAGCAAGCCTGCGGGCGTGCTCCGGTGACTGGACTCTGAACTGGGGATTAAGAGGGTCCACCTTCTTTCTTCAGTCTCTTCCTCCCGCTTGACCCTCAAAGActcaacattttcttttccattagttAAGTTTGTATATGAGAAAGAGCTAAACACCCTCACTGAACAGTCTTATTTACTGATTGCTCTTAATTCTCAAGTACAGAATTTGTACAAGACTGTTCCCACTCCACCGACTGTGCCCAGCAGGGGTGGGGAAACCCAGCTGGCAAGGTGCACAGAGCAGAAGAGTGGGGATCATTTATGTTGTTTTGAGAAATGAAATCCTAAAAGGAAAACCGAGGTCTAATATCTCCAAAGAATCTGTGGGAGGGTCTTTAAGTAAAGTCTTATAACGATTTTTGTTATGAAAGTTTACCATAGTTAAGACTGATGATAATATAGCTAATATACAATCGGTCTGtgtcataggttttttttttttcctatacatacTTTGACTAATTAAACTTCAATCTCATGGAAGTTAAGGGGCTCTGCTATTCCtagaatctttttttgtttttagcaaaTGACCACCCTGAGTAATTTCTCTCATGTGTATCATTATGCTTCCTACACAGAAGCACTAggaactttgctttaaaaaaaaaaatacagtaaatatatttaaaaggagGCTTAGAATTCACAGCCTACGAATCCCAGGCTTCATCTACCAACCTGGCACATGAACTCTCAAACTTCATTTGTTTTAATAAGTTTTTATGGTTAATGAGTTAGTTCACAGTCATAAACTTTTGTTCTTTACTAATTTGAACTCACACATTATTTTAAACATACTTATTATCTTCTAGTTCTCTATCAAGACCTAATCTCTTAGGTACATGAAGGTTGGGTATTTCAGAATGATTGTGGTCCTTAAAGTGGGGAAGTAGCTCTGGGACGATTTAGCCTTTAGTGAAAGAGCTGCGAGGAGTCTTTCTGGCCCCAACAACCTCTTCCAAGTGTCTGCAGCACAGACACTTGGTCCGATGGTGATGTGAGGAAGGGAGGCTTGCAGCTGAATATCTGAAGGGGGAGCAGGGTGTCACACACCCAGCGTTTCTCCCATTCTGCTTTTTATAAACTTCTCACTGTAACATTTTTGATTATAGATACAGACACGTGTCTCTTGTGTTTCTAGTCATAGTCCTCAGGTTTAGCTCTCCTTTGGTGGTGTTTactcactcaggcatgtctgactctttgcaaccccatagactgtagcccaccaggctcctctgttcatgggattctccaggcaagaataccggagtgggttgctatttccttctccctgggtaggatcttccccacccagggactgaatcccagtctcttgtattggcaagcagattctttaccactgagccaactgggaagcccagtttttccTTAGTCAGCATTTTCCCAACGTTTGATCATTTCAACTCATGTGTCTCTGAGGTGGGCGTTATATCCCCTAACCGATGAGGAAATAAACACTCCCGGTGATCCACAGCACGCTGCCTCAGGACATGAGCTCAGCAGGGCTGGGATCCAACCCTGACTTCGAGGACACTGTCAGTGTGTTTACCACCATTGAGtcattcagttttcttatctcaGAGAACACTTGCCAATAACAACTATTCATGAACGtttaatagtatattttaaatatacagagttcagttcagttcagttgctcagtcatgtccgactctgcgaccccatggactgcagcatgccaggcttccctgcccttcaccatctcccagagcttgctcagactcatgtccatcgaattggtgatgccatccaaccctctcatcctctgtcatccccttctcctcctgccttcagtctttcccagcaccagggtcttttccaatgagtcagctcttcacatgaagtggccaaaggattggagtttgactttcagcatcagtccttccgatgaatatccacgactgatctcctttaggattgacaggttggatctccttgcagtccaagggactctcaagattcttctcaacaccacagttctcaaaagcatcaattcttcagcgctcagctttctttacagtccaactctcacatccatacatgactactgggaaaaccatagctttgactggacagacctttgtcagcaaagtaaggtctctactttttaatatgctgtataaattagtcatagattttcttttaatctttaattAGCTTTTTAATCtttaaggagtaagcgtcttttaatttcatggctgcagtcaccatctgcagtgattttggagccccccaaatacactctcactgtttccactgtttccccatctatttgccatgaagtgatgggactggatgccatgatcttagttttttgaacgttgagttttaagccaactttttcactctcctctttcactttcatcaaggggctctttagttcttcttcactttctgccataagagtcgtgtcatctgcatatctgaggttattgatatttttccccacaatcttgattccagctgtgcttcatccagcccagcattttgtatgatgtactctgcatataagttaaataagcagggtgacaatacacagccttgacgtactccttttcctatttggaaccagtctgttgttccatgtccagttctaactgttgcttcttgacctgcatacaggtttctcaggaggcaggtaaggtggtctggaattcccatctcttgaagaattgtccacagtttgttgtgatccacacagtcaaatgctttggcataatcaataaagcagaagtagattttttttctggaactctcttgctttttcgatgatccaaaggatgttggcaatttgatctctggttcctctgccttttctaaatccagcttgaacatctggaagttcacggttcacgtactgttgaagcctggcttggagaattttgagctagactaggtggacctttgtcggcaaagtaatgtttctgctttttaatatgctgtctaggtttgtcatagcttttcttccaagaagcaagcttaAACGATGATAATTTAAAAGGACCCACGTTAATGAGTTTTTGCAATTTAGGCTTCTTGGTGGCAGTAAGTTTCAAGGATTGGTTTTAGAACTTTCTGAGttgtatttattttgatatttcttccatTCTTCCCATTGAGAAGAGAAGTATAGACTGAATAAAGGGGTGCTGGTGGGCTGAGGGGATGATTCATTAAAACTGGGAGGTTCCCTCAGGCCGGGTGACCCAGGGAAGGCATGGGCCCCTGTGCCTCCCACGCCTTGGAACATGCACTCCTGGCGACGTTTATCTGCTGCACCCCCTCCAGCCCAGCTCCCTCAGAGAGACTTCAGGAACGCGGAGCAGGGGAGTGGGCTGCATGCTGGCTGGCCTGGTCTCACCCTTCCCTGGTCCTTCCTTCTGGAAGAACCAACGGCCTTTCTCTTCATTCAGTCTAAGCTCCTTTGTTCCAGCCCAGAATATCTTTAGACAGTCTGGACATAACATCTTAACCCAGAATAttatagcatcaccgactcaatggacatgagtctgagcaaactctgggagacagtgaggggcaggggagcctggcgtgctgcagttcatggggtcacaaagagtcgggcacgactaagcgactaaccaACAACAGGATACCATTATTCAGTGGGAATGTGGGCCACGGAAAGGTGGAATTTTCTGGCGGCCACCCGTGCCCTgcatttaaaggagaaaaagtaaTTCATGTGTCTCTGGGATTTAGTGCTCATTAAATTTGAGATAGCAGTTGAGTTGAACAGAGTCCTAAGAAAAGGTGTTTGCTTTCTGTCCTCtgcaccctgcccccagcctgggtCCCTGCCAGCTCTTTCTTAGGATCTGCCCAGAAATACTTCTCTTTTATAatcatctcatttttaaatatacacttaTTCTGTAGCAATATTCTGTTCGTTTGATGTTTCAGATTGTTGTTAAGTTTCTCTTGTGGAGATTATATACCTGTGCCATGCTAAACTTTAACTCCGAATATTGTAAATATCAAGGTTGTTAATCTGCTTCTTAACTTTTTCAAAGAAGCAACACAGCTTACCTTTCAAAGAGTCAgaacttttcttttaattaatgcaTTTATGCTGCTTCTCCTTTAAACTAATTTAAGCTTCAAACCTCCTTTGTCTTCTCTGAACAGGTGCTGCTCTCCTGCTCACACGTGTTCCACAGGGTGAGGAGCCCCCTCCGCGCCCCCAGGGGCCACGGCACCCTCCGAGCTCAGAGGGCAGGGCCGCCTCTCACCTGGGTGTTTGGTCCCTCACCCCTGTCCCACTCtgggcgaccccacggactgtggcccaccaggctcctctgtccatgggatttcccagacaaggatactggagagggttgccttttcctcctccaggggatcttccccacccagggagcgaacctgcattggcaggcagattctttaccactgagccaccagggaagccctctctcacTTCCCGGCTCCTGAAAAGAGCCACTTATTTTATCCATAGTCACCACTGACGGCTAGAAATTTGGTTTTAGAGTAGGGCTCATCCTGTTTTGGAAATTGTGACTTCTCCGTGGCGTTAGAGCTGCACATGTCCCTACGAGAGAGTGTGGTTAGTGACGTCCACCGGCGTGGGCAGGCCCCGCTCCCTCCGAGTTCACTGCCCGGTCGCCTGAACGCAGGGACATCCACCTTCACACACGGCTTCTCAGAAGTGTTTGATGTGCCTGCATGTACATTCTTGTAAAATATCGTTTTTCATGAGGAAGGTGTTAACATCTGATGAAACTTCTTCCCTTCATAATCTAAATTGGGCCAAGTCTCATAATTATGCGAGAAAAGAAGACTATAATTACCTGAGAAGTAAAACGTGTTGTTTCTATGTAATTACTCGTGAAATTTCAAGTGAAATGTTTTCCTTCAGGCTTGCCTTCAGGCTTTTGAAAAGTTCACAAATAAAAAAACCTGTCCTCTCTGTAGAAAGAACCAGTACCAAACGCGGGTGATCCGCGATGGGGCCCGACTCTTCAGAATCAAGTGTGCGACCAGGTGAGCAGCCCGAGCCCGAGATGTGTGCCCGCCCGCACGGGGCAGGCCAGCCCGGGCGCGCTCTGGGGGCTGCGGGGTGTGGGTCTTCCCTCCGCCGGGGCTGTCCCGGGCTGACAGCGCCTTGTGCCCTAGGATCCAGGCGTCCTGGCGCGGACACGTGGTCAGGAGGTGGTACCGGGACCTGCGGCGGACGGTGCCACCTGCAGATGCCAAGCTGAGAAGGAAGTTCTTTGAAACCAAGGTGGGTGTGACCCTGACGTGCCTGCGGGGCGTGACACCCTGAGGCAGGCTTCAGGTTTAGGCTCTTTCAAAAGGTGGAATGCCGGCCCCTTAAACTGGCTTTCAAACCCCGACGGTAAATACTTTCAGATTCCCTTTTCTAGTCACCTcatgaaagagaagtcgctcagtcgtgtccgactctgcgaccccagggactgtaacccaccaggctcctacgtccatgggattctccaggcaagagtcctggagtgggttgccatttccttctccttacatAGAACTTTCCTTACATAGAACTTGTAAAATTGGATAAGGTGAAATTCAGAGCAAGCTTTTGTGTGTCCACCTTATGACAGCGATTTAGATAAACTCATCtcttcagagaaaagaaagggagccTGCTCAAGGTTTCACACCTCCTCCTGAGCAACGGAAGGGCCTCCTGGCGTCACCAAAGTGGGAGAGAGTTTTAGAAATAAGTAACTGCAGTTTCTACCTTTTCCTTTAACCAGCTtttacctgtgtgtgtgcatatatattttggtCTGTTTAACAACTTCCCCTTACGCGCCTCATACAGAAAGGCCAGGCGCAGAGGAGGGGCCAGCCCCGACCTGCACCCCAGCTCTACGGCCTCGGGCGACACCCCGGCTCCTGCCTGGGGCCCCGTCTGTGCTGCGAGGGCCGTTGTCTCCCCCACAGAACGGAGGGCCTAGCCCACAGCAGGCACCGGAGACCGCGTTAACTGTAAACGTTACTATGTCGTTCAGGTCGGTCTGTGCGTGGCTTTAGTGCGATTCCGTATTTTGTAGGCGCACCCTGCAGAGGGGATGGCGTTGTGACGGCATCACCTGGACTCACGGGGGCAAAGCCGCAGTCACACTGTCCTATGCCCGTTGTCTGCGGAAGCACCACTCCCGTTTATTTCCATCCTTTCTAAACGCATCTGTCTTCTAGCCTGCACTCCCATGTGGGATAATGAGCGATAGGAAGTTACCCTTCACCGTGCAAGGGGTGCCCTCTCTCCGGCTGTGTGATTCCTTGTATCCAGAGCCTAAGGATGAGCCCCATGCGCTGGGGAGGGGTCACCATAGGCCGTCGGCCAACCTCCTGCCCGACCTCAGGCTGCGGGGCTGATGTCAGTGGGTCTCACGACCCCACCATCCTTCTGCGTGCCCAGGGTGGGAGGCTTCTTCAGTGTCCCTGAAAGTAGGTGGATTTAGCTTGACCACAAAGCAGCGATCATAGCAGATTTTTCTAATGCCCTTTCTGGTTGCTAGGTAACGGTTCCAAGCAAGGTAGCTGTCAGTATGcacaaaagaaaatcagaatcaTGGCCCATGTGAAATCACCATGCCTCAGACTTAATCGAGAAAGTGTACCTGATTTGCGCTCAGAAGTAGGACACCAGTAAAGGCAGCATGTGAGCACGCGACCTTAAAATACCGAGTCTCTTGATGACTCAGAGGTTGACGCGGGTGGAGTGAGCCCCTTCTGTGGCCCAGCGCGGCGGGCTGGAGCTGCCCCGGGGCAGCCCCCTTCCCTGGCGGGCGGGATGGCCGCTGGAGGGGGGCAGAAACAGGGAGGAGGCGGCCATGGACGGGGAATCTGGGGCTCACCCCGCAGGACAGGTGTGGAGGATGTCTGCggcaggggcggggcctgggcggCTGCAGGCACCCCAGTGAAAAACCTCCGAGTTCCCTGCCGCCTGGGCCTTTCACAGgcgtccccattttacagaagaaacagCAGATCCGCTAAAACCCCAGATAAGGGACTTGATAGAAAGGACATGTGCCGCCCTCACTGTTTCCTGGACAGTGAGCCTCTCCCCCGAATGGCTCAGGGAGCACCAGGCTCACCTCCTTAGTAGCTCCCAGCTCCACCGAGTCTACCGTCCTCTCCAGGGAGCCTTGGCCCTTCCCCCACGGAGCCCCTGTGCTCACCACCCCCAGCCTGGATGGGGCCGCTGTCTCACCTCCACCGGAGACGGCGACCCCGCGTGTTGTGGTTCATTCTGAGCCAGTAAGCGACCGTCTACCATGTTggtttttcctcttcctcttatgTCCCTTCCATGCTTTTCTGCATTCTTAGTCTGACAGTGAGGCTTATTCTCTGTGCTCCTCTTAATAATTTAtaagatataataataattattatatataattattacataaatatatgtggGCTCTCAAATCAGAAATTATCATTTCCGCTTGGAAAAATTTAATGACAGACTCAATAGTCATTTTACCTtctgtgtataatttttttattttcatgcatcaGTTTAAGATAACTTTGGAAAGCATAGACCACCCATTGCATTCACACGGAGCAGAgtcgagcagctcagctggctgcGCACCCCCCATACTTCACGTCACTCTTTGCCAGAAGCGTTGTAACTTAGTGAAGTTATACTCCTACTTTGTCGCACAAATAGGCATAATTGCCTCTTTAAATTTATGAAATCTAGAATCCCCGGCTCTCTCTGGTAGTTTCCTAGATCTTCTCCACAATATTTTCACACCTCACCCCAGCCCACTAATCCCATTTGGCCATGAACAATAGACATCTGTAAACCCAAACCTCATTTTCAATAACTGAAGACTGAATTTATATCAGGTAGCAGATTGGCAGAAGTATACACTCCTGTCCCTGCTCCTGGTGGCTCCTGGGGGCCTTGGATACTTAAATGCCTTCCTAGGTGGAGCCCAGAGACCGTCCTTTATGATACAGACCACTTCTTATCATTTATTGAATGACTCTTGTGAGTTGAtgacttttccttcctcttccaacTTGATGGACTCACTTGTTGAGCTATAAGTATGATCTTGTTCAGTcacaatcgtgtctgactctttgtgaccccatggactacaggacgccaggcctccctgtccatcaccatctcccggagcctgctcagactcatgtccatggagtcagtgatgccatccaaccatcgcatcttgtatcgaccccttctcctcccgccttcagtctttctcagaatcagggacttttccaatgaagagTCACCTTTTCCTAGGGATGATCTAGGAAATGTTAATATACAACATTAAGTGCCAGCATGCTTGTGTGGAATCTGAGAGATGATTAAACTGAGTCACTGAGTTTCATATCACCCAGGAGTCTATGGATACACCCAGACTACATGGATGTACACAGATAACAGTCTGAGAACCATATCAGTAAATTACTGTGAGCTGCTGGGTGGAAGATTGTTGGGGAACTGCATTTTTCACACACAGTCTCAAAGGAACCACCCCAGAGATGAGTCAGAATCTATCAGGAGGAGAAGTGCATACACTGGAAACGTGCAGTAATCCTCTTATAAGCCCAGGGCCCACGATGCCAGTCACTGGGCAGATTGACCCTGAGCCCCTCGTGTGCGTGCAGAGCGCTGGGACAGAGCTGCGCCTTTGCACTTACACACCTGAGCCCAGCCACAGGGGCCCCTGTAAGCAGGTGGACCCGAAATGAGAAATACTCTGTGAAACAGCTGACTTCAACAGAACatgtcataaagaaaaaaagaggaatgttCTTGAACAAAGATACTTGAGagatataatatttaaatgtcaTGAAAAGTCTTTGACCGGATCCTGGGTAAACAGTAAACATGAAAGGAACGCGAAAACCAAGCAACTGTGACAGCGCCAAAGGAGCTCAGTGATCCTCCCGATGACTGACTCCAAAGGCGCGGGGATCCGGGGTGCACGTGGAAGAGAGCTCAGAGGAGCTCAGTGGCCCTCCCGACGACTGACTCGAAAGACATGGGGATCCGGGGTTTACATGGAAGAGAACTCAGACGTCTTGAGGAAGCTCAGTGAGCTACCATAAACACAGAAAAACCATTCGACAATCTCAGGAACACAACATGGAAACAAAGTGAGAAATTTAACAgtgatagaaaaattaaaaagaaccaaGAAAATTCTGGAGCGGAAGTAtacaatgaatgaaattaaaaaaaaaaaaaaactttaatagaAGGCCTAAACATTAGAATGTTTCAAACAGAAGAGTGTGAGTTAGAAGACAGAACTTCTGAAATTATTCAGTAAGGggagaacaaagagaaagaatgacgAAAGCATGTGTGATCCTTGGAGTACGTTAGAAGGATCAGTGTGTAAATTATTAGAGCCCAGAAGAAGAGAGGCCGAGGAGGCAGATAGTATACAAAGAAGCAGTGGCCGAGAACTTCCCAGATGGGGGAGAGACTTAGACATCCAAGTCGGTAAACCTCGTCGGTCACCAAACAAATGCAATTTAAAGAGACGTTCTCCTAGACACATTATAATAACTGTCAGAAATcaaagacagcatcttaaaagcagcaagagaaaataaGCTTATAACTAACTTAAGAAAATGCCCACAAGCTATCGGTGGGTCTCATCAGACTCACAGGCCAGAAGGCGATATATTCAaggtgctaaaaagaaaaaaaaactgccgAGCAAGAATCCTCTGCTAGCAAAGAtgtcc is a window encoding:
- the RNF32 gene encoding RING finger protein 32 isoform X4, which translates into the protein MLRNKGHSSKQDNLAVTAVALQDHIVHDLQLQNLSVADYSKTKVQKAENRSKSLKRNAKATTDTGLKKTTQGGPKAEDPEKEYVLDPKPPPLTLAQKLGLFEPPPLPLSADEWDRVKQRSVEQGDSMQPCPICKEEFGLHPQVLLSCSHVFHRACLQAFEKFTNKKTCPLCRKNQYQTRVIRDGARLFRIKCATRIQASWRGHVVRRWYRDLRRTVPPADAKLRRKFFETKVTVPSKVAVSMHKRKSESWPM